A genomic window from Streptomyces broussonetiae includes:
- a CDS encoding IS256 family transposase yields the protein MTAPDSLPLHALAEDNLAAASPDLLRAMVKTFADALMSAEADALCNAEYGQVSDERVNHRNGYRPREWDTRAGTVELAVPKLRQGSYFPHWLLERRRRAEQALISVVATAYLLGVSTRRVEKLAESLGVTQLSKSQVSAMAKHLDEQVAAFRNRPLDAGPYAFVWVDALTQKVREGGRIINVHALIAVGVNADGHREILGLDVATAEDGAGWLAFLRSLIARGLSGVQLVISDAHMGLVNAIGATLPGASWQRCRTHYARALLSQVPKSAQPWVATLLRTIFEQPDADAVQAQMRHVLDALEAKFPKAAAHLDAAQGDVLAFTAFPREIWRQIWSNNPQERLNKEIRRRTDVVGIFPDRTALIRLVGAVLAEQNDEWTEGRRYMGLDLLAKARLHPIESETDDTVLPTELTA from the coding sequence ATGACCGCACCGGACAGTCTGCCCCTGCATGCGCTCGCGGAGGACAACCTCGCCGCGGCGAGTCCCGATCTGCTGCGCGCGATGGTCAAGACGTTCGCCGACGCGCTCATGTCCGCCGAGGCCGATGCCCTCTGCAATGCTGAATACGGGCAGGTCAGCGACGAGCGAGTCAACCACCGCAACGGATATCGCCCTCGCGAGTGGGACACCCGTGCGGGCACCGTCGAACTCGCCGTTCCCAAGCTGCGTCAGGGCAGTTACTTCCCGCACTGGCTGCTGGAGCGTCGCCGCCGGGCCGAACAGGCCCTCATCAGCGTGGTCGCCACCGCCTACCTGCTCGGCGTCTCCACCCGCCGAGTGGAAAAGCTCGCCGAGAGCCTGGGCGTCACCCAGCTGTCGAAGTCCCAGGTCAGCGCGATGGCCAAGCACCTGGACGAGCAGGTCGCCGCGTTCCGTAACCGGCCCCTGGACGCCGGCCCCTACGCCTTCGTCTGGGTCGATGCCCTGACCCAGAAGGTCCGCGAGGGCGGCCGCATCATCAACGTCCACGCGCTGATCGCAGTCGGCGTCAACGCCGACGGCCACCGCGAGATCCTCGGCCTGGACGTGGCCACCGCCGAGGACGGCGCCGGCTGGCTCGCCTTCCTGCGCTCCCTGATCGCACGCGGCCTGTCCGGCGTCCAACTGGTCATCTCCGACGCCCACATGGGCCTGGTCAACGCGATCGGCGCCACCCTGCCCGGCGCGAGCTGGCAGCGATGCCGCACCCACTACGCCCGCGCACTGCTGAGCCAGGTCCCCAAGTCGGCCCAGCCCTGGGTGGCCACCCTGCTGCGGACCATCTTCGAACAGCCCGACGCCGACGCCGTCCAGGCCCAGATGCGGCATGTCCTCGATGCCCTGGAGGCCAAGTTCCCCAAGGCCGCAGCCCACTTGGACGCCGCCCAGGGCGACGTGCTGGCCTTCACTGCGTTCCCGCGCGAGATCTGGCGGCAGATCTGGTCGAACAATCCCCAGGAACGACTCAACAAGGAGATTCGACGCCGCACTGACGTCGTCGGCATCTTCCCCGACCGCACTGCCCTGATCCGCCTGGTCGGCGCGGTCCTGGCCGAGCAGAACGACGAGTGGACCGAAGGCCGCCGATACATGGGACTCGACCTGCTGGCCAAGGCTCGCCTCCACCCGATCGAGTCAGAAACCGACGACACCGTCCTCCCGACGGAACTCACCGCATAG
- a CDS encoding IS110 family RNA-guided transposase — MVVLGIDAHKRNHTAVAADERGRELGTHTTGTTSSDHLRLLAWARRFGEHRLWAVEDCRQLSRRLEADLLAAGERIVRVPPKLMANCRKAARTYGKSDPIDALAVARAALREPDLPTAQLDGPSRELRLLVDYREDLVTERTRIINRMRWHLHELDPGLDPPARSLTHSRQVAVVEDFLRDSDGIVARLARRLLARCQALTDEIRELEKEITGRIETLAPNLLKIPGCGTLTAAKILGETADVTRFRSEAAFARHNGTAPLPVWSGNRARHRLSRTGNRQLNTALHRIAVTQAHYHPDARAYLQRRQNAGNTTTEAIRALKRHLSDVVYRALRRDARESHSNVITLATAA; from the coding sequence ATGGTCGTCTTGGGAATTGATGCCCACAAGCGCAACCACACCGCAGTCGCTGCTGATGAGCGAGGCCGTGAGCTTGGGACTCACACCACCGGCACCACCAGTTCCGATCACCTGCGTTTACTGGCCTGGGCACGGCGGTTCGGCGAGCACCGTCTGTGGGCGGTGGAAGACTGCCGACAACTCTCCCGGCGGCTGGAAGCCGATCTACTGGCAGCCGGGGAACGCATTGTCCGCGTGCCTCCCAAGCTCATGGCCAACTGCCGTAAGGCGGCCCGCACATACGGCAAGTCCGACCCCATCGATGCCTTGGCCGTCGCCCGGGCCGCGCTGCGTGAACCCGACCTACCCACAGCCCAACTGGACGGGCCCAGCAGGGAACTGCGCTTGCTGGTCGACTACCGCGAAGACCTGGTCACCGAACGCACGCGCATCATCAACCGGATGCGCTGGCATCTGCACGAACTCGACCCCGGTCTTGATCCCCCGGCTCGCAGCCTGACACATTCCCGGCAGGTCGCCGTGGTCGAGGACTTTTTGCGTGATTCCGACGGCATCGTTGCACGGCTGGCCAGGCGACTGCTGGCTCGCTGCCAGGCACTGACCGACGAGATCCGTGAGCTGGAGAAGGAGATCACCGGCAGGATCGAGACGCTGGCCCCGAACCTGCTGAAGATCCCCGGCTGCGGCACGCTCACCGCTGCGAAGATCCTGGGCGAGACCGCCGACGTCACGCGCTTCAGGTCCGAGGCCGCCTTCGCCCGACACAACGGCACCGCACCCCTGCCCGTGTGGTCGGGCAACCGCGCACGACACCGACTCAGTCGTACCGGAAACCGCCAGCTCAACACAGCCCTGCACCGCATCGCGGTCACCCAGGCCCATTACCACCCCGACGCCCGCGCTTACCTCCAGCGTCGGCAGAACGCCGGCAACACCACAACCGAAGCCATCCGCGCCCTCAAGCGTCACCTGTCCGACGTCGTCTACCGGGCCCTCCGGCGCGACGCCCGAGAATCACACAGCAACGTGATCACTCTCGCAACGGCCGCTTGA
- a CDS encoding alpha/beta hydrolase produces the protein MSDALAPVDPVLEPAAAEFAQATANPPYLFDLPPAEGRKAVDEVQSGEIDKPAVDEEWITVSGGPTGTVRARIVRPAGAEGTLPVILYIHGAGWVFGNAHTHDRLVRELAVGANAAVVFPEYDLSPEARYPVAIEQNFAVAQWVVEQGAAKELDGTRLAVAGDSVGGNMTAALTLMAKERGGVPLVQQVLFYPVTDANFDTPSYHQFATGYFLRRDGMQWFWDQYTTDEAERAQITASPLRATTEQLKDLPPALVITGEADVLRDEGEAYANKLREAGVPVTAVRFQGIIHDFVMLNALRETHAAEAAITMAARTLHAALHTA, from the coding sequence ATGTCTGACGCCCTCGCGCCGGTCGACCCGGTGCTGGAACCCGCGGCAGCCGAGTTCGCCCAGGCGACCGCCAACCCGCCCTACCTCTTCGACCTGCCTCCGGCGGAGGGCCGCAAGGCGGTCGACGAGGTGCAGTCCGGCGAGATCGACAAGCCGGCGGTCGACGAGGAGTGGATCACCGTCTCCGGCGGTCCGACCGGCACCGTCCGGGCTCGCATCGTCCGCCCCGCGGGCGCCGAGGGCACCCTGCCGGTGATCCTCTACATCCACGGCGCGGGCTGGGTCTTCGGCAACGCCCACACGCACGACCGCCTGGTGCGCGAACTCGCCGTCGGCGCGAACGCCGCGGTCGTCTTCCCCGAGTACGACCTGTCGCCCGAGGCCCGCTACCCGGTCGCCATCGAGCAGAACTTCGCCGTCGCCCAGTGGGTCGTGGAGCAGGGCGCGGCCAAGGAGTTGGACGGCACGCGGCTGGCCGTGGCCGGCGACTCGGTCGGCGGCAACATGACGGCCGCGCTGACGCTCATGGCCAAGGAGCGCGGCGGCGTCCCGCTGGTCCAGCAGGTGCTGTTCTACCCGGTCACGGACGCGAACTTCGACACCCCGTCGTACCACCAGTTCGCCACCGGCTACTTCCTGCGCCGGGACGGCATGCAGTGGTTCTGGGACCAGTACACGACCGACGAGGCCGAGCGCGCCCAGATCACCGCCTCCCCGCTGCGCGCCACGACCGAGCAGCTCAAGGACCTGCCACCGGCGCTGGTCATCACGGGTGAGGCGGACGTGCTGCGCGACGAGGGCGAGGCCTACGCCAACAAGCTGCGCGAGGCGGGCGTGCCCGTCACCGCGGTCCGCTTCCAGGGCATCATCCACGACTTCGTGATGCTCAACGCGCTGCGTGAGACCCACGCTGCCGAGGCCGCCATCACCATGGCCGCCCGCACGCTGCACGCGGCCCTGCACACGGCCTGA